The genomic region CGTGCGGCCCTCGAAGGGATGCGCCGGCGGTCCGAGCATCCAGGAACTCGCCAGATCCTCGACGATAAGGCCGGTATCCAAATATGCGCGGCGTCCATCGTCCCAAACGCCCGAAGGAAGGAGCGGGATCCCATCGACAGGATAAGCGCCATAGCTCATGAAACGCGTTGGTCCGAGTCCCGATTTGTCGAGTTCAAGCGCGTCTGAAATCGTAAGAAAGAGGCGCAAACTTCCTTGGCTTGGCTCTCGCGAATGCCAGGCACGAAGCGCATCGGCAGTGTCGATTTCCAGCACTCGCTCAAGCTTGTCGGCGAAGATGCTCGCTTCCGCCCAGGCCCGGAATTGCCTGATGATTGCGAGAAGCCGCACGCGGTCGCGCTGATCCGGCGCCTTCGTCACGCCGCCCGGCTGCAGAGACAGCGTATGGGGCCATTTTCCGGCGAGAAGCCCCATGATGTGCAGAAGCTCCGAACGCGCTGTCATCGCCTCTCCGACGAGCGTGCCGCCTTTCGCCTTGAATTTTTCGACGACCTTGGCGTGCCACGGCTCGTCGGCGTAAACTGCACGCGCGAAATCGGTCATGAAGAACACGTGGAAATGTGTCAGATGGTCAGCGATGTTTTCGGCGGCGTGGATGATCGCAGCCGCCCGCTCGCCGTTCGGCGGTGGTGCAATCCCTTGCGCGGCCGCAAGCGCCCTTGCGGCGGCGACGGATTGCGATACGGAACAAATTCCACAAATGCGCGGCACGATCGTCAGCGCATCGCGCGGATCTTTGCCTTCCAGTATCTGCTCGAACCCGCGGAAGAGTGGCGAGTTGACATAAGCCGCGCCAACCTCTCCATCTCGAATATCGAGGCGAATTTCGAGGTCGCCTTCGACTCGATTGAACGGCCCCGCAATGATCCGCCGGGTACCCTCAGTCATTTGAGATTCGTGTCTCTGTCAGTCGGTGGCGCGACGATGTAATCAGCGACCGCGTTGAGTTTGACGCGTTTGGGCGTCGCGGCCTTGGACAGCGAAGCCAGCGCGATAAACCAAGCCTTCGGCATGTCCGTCGGTAGACCGATCGGAATGCCGCCGATCTTCGGCGTTTCTGTAAACACGCGGCCCGGCTCCTCGAATTCCGGCGCCGTGCAATTGATGCACGGATAGCCGCCGCGCGTGCACGACCCTTCGCCATTCCAAGCTCGAGTGTTGCAATCGCCGTGGGCCTGCGTGCCGATACAGCCCAGGTTTTCCATCATGCAGCCGATTTCGGACAGTTCCTCAGCGCTCGCCTTGTATTCGTAATATTCATTGCGGGAACAGCCGTGATGCACGAGGTGATCGGAATAAAAGCGGGGACGGCGCAATGGATCGAGGTCTGAGAGAGAGAGTGCATCTTCGGACAGAAGCATGAGCGTTTCGGTTACCCAGTTAGGGTGCGTCGGGCAACCGGCGATATTGATGACGGGCAGACCGCTTCTGCTGCGGAAATCTGCACCGAGCGCGCCGCCCTGATTGCGCCCTTCGAACTGCAGTCCAACCGCGTCGGCTGGATTGTTCCCTGCTGCCGTTATGCCGCCGTAAGCCGCACAAGAACCAACGCCGACGACGTATTTCGCCAGTGGCGCAAGTTCCCGCAGCCACTCGATCATCGGCCGCCCTGTCCCCGCGAGTATATGAAAGCGTCCGCTGCCATTGGGGCCGCGCAGTACGGAGCCTTCGAAACAAAGAATGTCGAGCGGTCGCCGGCCCGCGATCACGTCGCTTAAGACCGCTTGGACTTCGTCTCCGCTTTCTTCGCTGAGCGAAGGATGCCAAAGAAAATCGAGCCCGAAACTCTCCAGCACTGGAAACAGTCCCGGTGCTTCGGCGCACATCATCGACATCGTGCAACCACCGCAGCCGCCGGATTGCAGCCAGAGCACTGTCTTCGGATTTCTCATCGCTCAGCCTCTCCGCCCTGCCACGACAGCGGCAAACGGATTTCAAACATTGCACCTCCCGACGATTTGTTGACGGCCGTGAGCATGCCGCGATGCTCCTTTACGATTTTATAGCTGATGGAAAGGCCGAGCCCCATGCCTTTTCCCACCGGTTTGGTCGTGAAAAACGGATCAAAAAGCTTGAGCAGAGCTTCCGGCGAGATGCCAGGGCCTTCGTCCGCAATCCGCAAAATCGCTTCGTCTTGAGTTGCTGTGATTTCGACGGCAATCTCGCCGCTCTCTTTGCCTTCCATACTGTCACAGGCGTTTTGGATGACATTCATCACGACCTGCTGAATATGGCCACCGCGCCCCTCGACGAGAAGTTTTTCTGGCGCCGTCACCGCCACGTGAATTCTGGGCTCGTGCGCCTTGACGACCCATGTCAACGCTGTGCGGGTGATGGCCACGAGATCGAAGAGCTGCGTCTCGCCATTGCCCTCAGCAGAGAACCGGCGCAGTGACTCGACGATATCGCGGACACGTTCCGCGCCTTCGAGCGCACCGGCAACG from Hyphomicrobium sp. MC1 harbors:
- a CDS encoding HupU protein yields the protein MRNPKTVLWLQSGGCGGCTMSMMCAEAPGLFPVLESFGLDFLWHPSLSEESGDEVQAVLSDVIAGRRPLDILCFEGSVLRGPNGSGRFHILAGTGRPMIEWLRELAPLAKYVVGVGSCAAYGGITAAGNNPADAVGLQFEGRNQGGALGADFRSRSGLPVINIAGCPTHPNWVTETLMLLSEDALSLSDLDPLRRPRFYSDHLVHHGCSRNEYYEYKASAEELSEIGCMMENLGCIGTQAHGDCNTRAWNGEGSCTRGGYPCINCTAPEFEEPGRVFTETPKIGGIPIGLPTDMPKAWFIALASLSKAATPKRVKLNAVADYIVAPPTDRDTNLK
- a CDS encoding nickel-dependent hydrogenase large subunit, yielding MTEGTRRIIAGPFNRVEGDLEIRLDIRDGEVGAAYVNSPLFRGFEQILEGKDPRDALTIVPRICGICSVSQSVAAARALAAAQGIAPPPNGERAAAIIHAAENIADHLTHFHVFFMTDFARAVYADEPWHAKVVEKFKAKGGTLVGEAMTARSELLHIMGLLAGKWPHTLSLQPGGVTKAPDQRDRVRLLAIIRQFRAWAEASIFADKLERVLEIDTADALRAWHSREPSQGSLRLFLTISDALELDKSGLGPTRFMSYGAYPVDGIPLLPSGVWDDGRRAYLDTGLIVEDLASSWMLGPPAHPFEGRTYPDEAMADGYSWCKAPRLGGQTVEVGAFARMLIAGHPLAADLLHEGAANVRARVVGRLFEIAATLVAMERWASEITPGEHFITRGRLPQSAHVQGLTEAARGSLGHWLVIEQGRIASYQIIAPTTWNFSPRDATGTPGPVEQALRGARVRPGESTPVSVQHIVRSFDPCMVCTVH